The following proteins are encoded in a genomic region of Desulfosporosinus youngiae DSM 17734:
- a CDS encoding NADP-dependent isocitrate dehydrogenase produces the protein MQKIQMNVPLVEMDGDEMTRIIWKSIKEILLLPYIDLKTEYYDLGLQKRDETNDQITIDAAMANKNYGVAVKCATITPNAQRVEEYKLKQMWKSPNGTIRAILDGTVFRAPIIAKGIQPLIPTWKKPITIARHAYGDLYRNVEYRVGEPGKAELVFTNEKGEESRQTIFEFQGKGILMGMHNLDRSIESFARSCFNYALEVKQDLWFSTKDTISKQYDHRFKDVFQEIYDQEYKARFEEANIEYFYTLIDDAVARVIRSDGGYIWACKNYDGDVMSDMVATAFGSLAMMTSVLVSPEGNFEFEAAHGTVTRHYYKHLKGEETSTNSMATIFAWTGALKKRGELDGINELVEFADQLEAASLKTIEAGIMTKDLALISDLPDKKTVSTEQFLIEIKKTLDNMRQ, from the coding sequence GTGCAGAAAATTCAAATGAATGTCCCATTAGTTGAAATGGATGGAGACGAGATGACTCGAATCATCTGGAAATCCATTAAAGAAATCTTGCTCCTGCCCTATATTGACTTAAAAACAGAGTATTATGATCTGGGACTCCAGAAACGGGATGAGACAAACGATCAAATCACCATCGATGCTGCTATGGCTAACAAGAACTATGGGGTAGCGGTTAAATGTGCGACGATTACACCCAATGCTCAGCGGGTGGAAGAATATAAGCTTAAGCAGATGTGGAAAAGCCCTAATGGTACCATTCGGGCGATTCTTGATGGAACTGTTTTTCGTGCGCCAATCATTGCCAAGGGCATTCAGCCTTTAATACCTACCTGGAAAAAACCGATTACGATAGCACGTCACGCTTATGGCGATCTTTATAGAAATGTTGAATATAGAGTTGGTGAGCCTGGTAAGGCAGAGCTTGTCTTTACCAATGAAAAAGGGGAAGAATCCCGGCAGACAATTTTTGAATTTCAGGGAAAGGGCATTCTCATGGGAATGCACAATCTGGACCGCTCTATTGAAAGTTTTGCCCGCTCTTGTTTTAATTACGCCCTTGAAGTAAAGCAGGATTTATGGTTCTCTACTAAAGATACGATTTCTAAACAATACGATCATAGGTTTAAGGATGTTTTCCAGGAGATTTATGATCAAGAGTACAAAGCCCGTTTTGAGGAAGCAAACATTGAATACTTCTATACGCTGATTGATGACGCCGTCGCCCGGGTTATCCGCTCCGATGGAGGATATATATGGGCCTGCAAAAACTATGACGGGGATGTCATGTCAGACATGGTGGCTACGGCCTTCGGCAGTTTGGCAATGATGACCTCAGTATTAGTGTCACCGGAAGGTAATTTCGAGTTTGAAGCTGCCCATGGTACAGTTACACGGCACTATTATAAACACCTTAAAGGAGAAGAAACCTCGACGAATTCCATGGCCACCATATTTGCTTGGACAGGTGCCTTAAAAAAACGCGGAGAGCTCGATGGGATCAATGAGTTGGTTGAGTTTGCGGATCAATTAGAGGCTGCTTCCTTAAAAACCATTGAGGCGGGAATTATGACAAAAGATCTGGCTCTCATTTCAGATCTTCCGGATAAGAAAACGGTTAGTACGGAACAATTTCTTATAGAAATTAAGAAGACTCTTGACAATATGCGCCAATAA
- a CDS encoding UxaA family hydrolase: MKKQAVVINPKDNVATVVDDFPAGTIIHFFNHQAEQSIQLIEDIPLGHKVAIKEINAGEDILKYAKSIGTATEKILPGQHVHIHNMESQRGRNDQ, translated from the coding sequence TTGAAAAAACAAGCGGTCGTCATAAACCCCAAAGATAACGTTGCCACAGTAGTGGACGACTTCCCGGCCGGTACGATCATCCATTTTTTCAACCATCAAGCAGAACAGTCGATCCAATTAATTGAAGACATTCCCCTTGGCCATAAAGTCGCTATTAAAGAGATCAATGCCGGGGAAGACATCCTCAAATATGCGAAGAGTATCGGGACAGCCACTGAGAAGATTCTGCCCGGACAGCATGTTCATATTCACAACATGGAAAGTCAGCGCGGCCGCAATGACCAATGA
- a CDS encoding UxaA family hydrolase, with the protein MEILGYRRPDGNVGIRNHILIVPTSVCSSTVAMNLANQIPEAVALPNQHGCCQIGADHLQTVRTLIGFGKNPNVAAVLVVGLGCEGIPIRETAAEIAASGKPVEVIVIQEAGGTLKAEAEGLRKLSELVRQVAHLHPEKVPVSELSLGIECGGSDFTSGLASNPAAGIAADLLVAAGGNVMLSETTEFIGAEHVLARRAKSQEVAEKLFKIVHDCEERAKFSNVNLREGQPTPGNIAGGISTIEEKSLGCIYKAGHAPIQDVLSYGEIPQGKGLYIMDTPGQDIESITGMLAGGATVVIFTTGRGTPTGSPIAPVIKITANNRTYKMMEDNIDLDASPIITGEETIEQAGQRIFEEIIAVANGRRTKAESLGYKEFGIYRIGSTY; encoded by the coding sequence GTGGAAATATTAGGTTACCGGCGTCCTGATGGTAACGTAGGCATTCGTAATCATATTTTAATTGTTCCCACATCCGTCTGTTCGAGCACTGTCGCCATGAACCTTGCAAATCAGATCCCTGAAGCCGTAGCCCTTCCTAATCAGCATGGCTGCTGTCAAATCGGTGCCGATCACCTGCAAACAGTCAGAACCTTGATAGGTTTCGGCAAAAATCCAAATGTGGCTGCTGTTCTGGTAGTAGGACTTGGGTGTGAAGGGATACCCATACGTGAAACAGCCGCTGAAATTGCCGCTTCCGGTAAACCGGTGGAAGTCATCGTGATCCAGGAAGCCGGCGGCACCTTGAAAGCAGAAGCTGAAGGCCTGCGCAAACTAAGTGAATTGGTCCGCCAAGTCGCTCACCTCCACCCGGAAAAAGTCCCTGTCAGTGAACTAAGTCTGGGCATTGAATGCGGGGGATCTGACTTTACCTCAGGGCTCGCCTCTAACCCGGCAGCCGGGATTGCTGCCGATTTGCTAGTCGCGGCAGGGGGCAACGTCATGTTGTCGGAAACCACAGAATTCATCGGAGCGGAGCATGTCCTGGCACGCCGCGCTAAGTCACAGGAGGTTGCTGAGAAACTTTTTAAAATTGTGCATGACTGCGAAGAACGCGCAAAATTCTCAAACGTCAATCTTCGTGAGGGACAACCCACACCCGGTAATATTGCCGGAGGTATAAGCACTATTGAGGAAAAATCCTTAGGATGTATTTACAAAGCAGGCCATGCACCCATTCAGGATGTTCTCAGCTATGGGGAAATTCCTCAGGGAAAAGGGCTTTATATCATGGATACACCCGGTCAGGATATTGAATCCATAACAGGAATGCTCGCCGGCGGGGCGACTGTTGTGATATTTACAACAGGGCGGGGAACTCCAACCGGTTCACCGATTGCCCCCGTCATTAAAATCACGGCTAATAACCGTACGTATAAAATGATGGAAGACAACATCGACCTTGATGCATCCCCAATTATTACTGGGGAAGAAACCATAGAACAAGCCGGACAACGAATCTTTGAGGAAATTATTGCCGTAGCCAATGGACGAAGAACCAAAGCAGAGAGTTTAGGCTATAAAGAGTTTGGCATCTATCGCATAGGCTCAACGTATTGA
- a CDS encoding mechanosensitive ion channel family protein, translating into MIEFIMDWFIGYGINEGTARNLAAGILLLIIVLLSLIVNFITKKIVLRALSHIISNNKVKWDDVMYEKNVFHKLSHIVPALIIYSFAPAFPEKIGLVIQRFSSAYIILAGIFVMDALLNSVDDIYRTYEVSKNKPIKGYLQVAKIFVYIIGGILMIATIIGKSPLLLLSGIGALTAVLLLVFKDSLLGLVAGIQLSSNDMVRLDDWIEMPKYGANGTVIDISLNTVKVENFDKTITTIPTYALVSDSFKNWRGMTQSGGRRINRSIYIDTTSIDFCTEEMLDQFEKIHYLTDYIRNKKQEIALYNLENQIDTNHPVNGRRLTNLGTFRAYIQSYLKNHPKIYGEMVQMVRQLPPGEHGIPLEIYVFTNDTVWVNYESIQSDIFDHILAVVPQFGLRVFQKPTGYDFRCSLSSLRD; encoded by the coding sequence ATGATCGAATTTATCATGGATTGGTTTATTGGCTATGGCATTAATGAGGGTACGGCAAGAAACCTTGCCGCCGGAATATTATTGCTGATTATCGTTCTGCTCAGTCTAATTGTCAATTTTATCACCAAAAAAATTGTCCTCAGGGCCCTTTCTCATATCATCAGCAATAATAAGGTCAAGTGGGACGATGTCATGTATGAAAAAAACGTTTTTCATAAACTATCCCACATTGTTCCGGCCCTGATTATTTATTCGTTTGCTCCGGCATTTCCGGAGAAGATAGGCCTTGTTATTCAGAGATTTTCATCAGCTTACATAATTCTGGCCGGGATTTTTGTTATGGATGCCTTATTGAATTCGGTAGACGATATTTATAGAACCTATGAGGTCTCCAAAAATAAACCAATTAAAGGATATCTTCAGGTAGCCAAGATTTTTGTCTATATCATCGGCGGAATCCTAATGATTGCCACGATCATCGGAAAGAGTCCATTATTGCTGCTAAGCGGTATTGGAGCCTTAACAGCAGTTTTGCTGCTGGTATTCAAAGATTCACTGTTAGGTTTGGTTGCCGGTATCCAATTGTCTTCAAATGACATGGTCCGCCTGGATGACTGGATTGAAATGCCTAAATACGGCGCAAACGGGACTGTGATTGATATATCTCTGAATACGGTTAAAGTTGAGAACTTTGATAAGACGATTACGACCATCCCCACCTATGCACTCGTCTCAGATTCCTTTAAAAACTGGCGCGGCATGACCCAGTCCGGCGGCAGAAGAATCAATCGTTCTATCTATATAGACACTACCAGTATTGATTTTTGTACGGAAGAAATGTTGGACCAGTTCGAAAAAATTCATTATCTGACGGACTATATAAGGAATAAGAAACAAGAAATAGCCTTATACAATTTAGAGAATCAGATCGATACAAATCACCCGGTTAATGGCAGGCGCCTTACAAACCTGGGCACCTTCAGAGCCTATATCCAGAGTTATCTGAAAAACCATCCCAAGATATATGGAGAAATGGTCCAGATGGTGAGACAATTGCCTCCGGGAGAACACGGGATCCCTCTGGAGATTTACGTCTTTACCAATGATACGGTTTGGGTCAATTATGAAAGCATACAATCAGATATTTTCGATCATATATTGGCTGTTGTTCCTCAATTTGGCCTGCGGGTTTTCCAGAAACCCACTGGCTATGATTTTAGATGCTCTTTAAGCAGTCTAAGAGATTAA